Genomic window (Candidatus Binatia bacterium):
GGTCTACGGCAACACGCCGGACGACATCTATCCATGAGGCGGCGTTTTCTCTGCGAGCGCTCGATGTCTTGTCGTCTCTAACCGCTGATTCGAAATTTCCACACCTGCTTTACGTACCAGGGAGCGCTTTGGCGCTCCCTGGTCTTTAAAGGTGTGGGGCTGCTCCGCCTGAGCCGAAGTTTTCCGCATCCGAAAAAAAACCTACTCAATGGTTGACAGGTAGCTGCCAACTGAAGTATATAGCGCCAATTTGTCGGCGTCGTAGGCTCGGCATTAAAAAGGTCGAACCTCAATCGGAAAGAAGCCGTCTATGAATTATTTTCAGCCATACGCGCTTCCCCTCGACGAGAACATCGTCGCCGCATGGGACTCTCAGGTCGCTGAAGCGGCGGACTCGCCGTGGCTCGCGCAAGCGCTGGCGACGAGAGGCGCCAACCTCTTTCCGCGCTTCGCTGCCCGGTACGCCGAGCTGCGCGCCTTGCCGCGCGGAGCACGCCGTGCTTTGCAGCGTCAACTCACGAGATCCAGCGGACTTGCGATTCCGTCGGAGTGGCAACGCAAGTTGGCCGGCACGTTGGCCGGTGCCGCGTTGTTGCTGGCGCTGGGGCATGGAACCGCGCAGAGCGGTACGATAACTGTTACCACGACCAAGCCGGCGATCAATTCAGGAGATACGCTATGTTCTCTGATCGAGGCGATCGTAAACGCCAATGCGGGTGGGCTAACCCATCCGGACTGTCCGAACGCGGCCCCAGGTGCAAATACTATCCAGTTACCCGCGAACAAGACGAATACGCTGACCGCATCCTTTAATACTTACTATGGCAGCGCCACCGGACTGCCGCTGATTACCAGTCCGATCACGATCGAAGGTCCGGGCACGATCGCTCGCAAAACTACGGGACCCCAATTTCGTCTGCTGGCCGTAGGCAGCGGAGGGGATCTGACTCTCAAGAACGTGACTCTGAAGGGCGGACGAACAACCACCTCGGGCGGCGCCGTGTACAACAGTGGCAACCTCACCGTTGATCACAGCACGATCTCAGGGAATAGAGCTAATAGCGGCGGCGGGATCTTCAACGACGATGATGCTACGGCTACGATCACCTACGGCACGATCACGCGCAATCGGGCAGATTATGCCGGCGGCGGCATATACAACGATCCAAACGCTAGCGTCACGATCCAGAACAGCACGGTCTCCCGCAACCAGACTCCTAATTATGGCGGCGGCATAATTAACTATAATGGAACTCTCACGATCACCAACAGCACAATCTCCGGCAACTCGGCTGACTACGGCGGCGGAGTGCACAACGGCGGCGTTCTTAGCGTCGCCGGCAGCACGCTCTCGGGCAACAGGGCCTTTAGCGGCGGCGCCATTTGGAACGACGATTACCACACCGCTACGGTTACCAACAGCACGATATCGGGCAATAGGGCAAGCTATGGCGGCGGCGGCATAGCGATTGATGTATTCTCCTCCGTAACCGTTCAGAACAGCACGATTTCCGGCAACAAGGCCAGACTCGGCGGCGGCATAAGTAATTATGCAACCGTCACGATCGACACCAGCACGATCTCGGGCAACTCGGCAAAAGTTGCGGGCGGCGGAATCTTCAACGATTACTCCTTCTACAACGGTACGCCATATATCGGCACAGCCACCGTCACGAACAGCACGATTTCCGGCAACAAGGCCCGTTACGGCGCCGGGATTTTTAACGATATTCACACCACCGTGACGGTCGATAACAGCACCATTTCCGGCAACAGGAAAGCACGGGTAGGCGGCGGAATATTGAACGCCTTCGATGCTCTGCTGACGGTTACCAACAGCACGGTGTCGGGCAACACGGCCTCGCTTGCCGGCGGCGGCATATTCAACCACTATTATTTCTTTAATGGGATACCCTACAGCGCCACAGCCACGATTAGTAACAGCACGATCACAGGCAATAAGGCGAGGGGAGGCGGCGGCATCCTTAACATAGGAATTCTCGATCTGAACCGCAGCCTTATCTCCGGCAACCTCGGGACTTTTGGGCGTGAGGTCTTTCACTATGCATATGTTACCAACAGCGTCACCGCCGCAAACTACAACCTATTCGGTGTGAGCAACAACGCGGGTACTTACGGCTTTGTGCCTTCGGGCAGCGATATCGTGCCGGCGGTGCCGCTCGCGAGCATCATCGATCCGCTCGCGAACAACGGCGGCCCGACGTATACGCACGCGCTGCCTCTCGGCAGTCCGGCGATCGACGCGGCGCCGCTAGCGGGTTGTCCCGCTACCGACCAGCGCGGCACATCGCGGCCTCAAGGCCCGCTCTGCGACATCGGCGCGTATGAGAAGTAGTAGTTAGTCTGCGACGAGCTATCTCCCTTGCCTTTGATGCCACGAAGCGCTCGCCTGGATCGCTAGAAACGATACGACAAAACAAATCACGCTCAGCGCGAACGCCCATCGGTACGAGCCGGTGACGTCGAAGATCGTCCCGCCTGACCAGGAGCCGAGCGCCATGCCGATGCCGAAAGTGATTTCAAGAAAACCAAGAATGGTGCCGATGTTTTTGCCGCTGAAGATATCTCCGATGACAGCTCCGTAAGTCGGGTTCCCCGCGCTGTGACCGATGCCGTACAACACCACGCCCATATAGGTAAACCATAGAGGCGAACCGGCGCCAATCCGCAGCAGGCAGATAAGTCCCGCCAAAGTGATCAAGACCGAGAGACCGTACGCTTTCTGTCTTCCCAGCCGGTCCGACGCGTATCCCCAAACGAACGTGCCCGCTACTCTCATGAGTCCGATCATCCCCAGCGCGAATGCCGCGGATAACTTCTCGAATCCTTGTTCGACCAGATGCGCGACGAGATGCGTGTAAACGATAAATAGGCCCGTTCCAAGCGCGAGATGTCCGGTTGCGATCATCCAGAAGGGTGCGGACCGCACGGCTTTGCTCAAAGTCCAGTCGTATTTTTTTGCGGCGGTTCTTGAATCCGCCGGCTTTGCATCCGCAGCGAAGACTTCTCCGTCGGGGAGCTGTCCGACATCGACGGGAGCGCGTTGTTGAAAAATCGCGTTGGTCGGAACGACCGTGGCGAGGATGAGCACGCCCAACCACATGAAAGCGCCGCGCCAGTCGAGGCCCGAGATTAAAATCTGTGCCAGTGGAACTATCGTGATCATGCCGAGACCTTGGCCCGCGGTCGCGAGACCGATGGCCGTGGCGCGACGGCGCACGAACCAGTGGGAGAGCAGCGCGCTTTGCGTCACAAAGCCGAGACCGCCCTGGCCGACGGCGGCGAGGACGCCGTAGAAGATGTAGAGTTCCCCGAGAGAATTGCTGAAGCCGGACAGAACGAAGCCGAGTCCCATCAAGAAACCCGCCAACGGCAGCATCACGCGGGGTCCGAGACGGTCGAACGCATATCCGACCGCGGGCGACACCCCCGCATAAACCAGAGAGTTCAACGAGACGATCGTGGCGCCGACGCCGTGCGACCAGTGGAACTCTTCCAGCAGGGCGACGTAGAAAACGCTGAACGAGCCGAAGGCGCCGCGCACGAAAACCATGTTAAGAAAACATACGAGGAGAACGACGTAGCCGTAGTAGAAACGAGTCCGCACGATGGGATTAGCAGGCCGCTGAAAAAGGTCATATGCCATAGTCTGCCAACGGCAGGCGTTACGATGGTTGCGCTCGGCGCGTTTAGCTTTAACGCCCGCCAGTGGCGGGCTATGGCGTCAACGTACTAGAAGAGTACGCCTCCGCTCGCGGACCTTCGCCCGCCTTGCCTATGGACCTTTTTGATCGGCCTGAAGAGAATTTGTTTAACTCTAATACTTACGACCCAGCGCGCGCAAGCGGTTCGATGGTGGCGAGTCTAGCCGTCGGCTAAGAGCGGGTTCAAATTCGTGAAAAATTCTCCGATCGGTCCTCTGAAATTGTAATCCGAAAGCGCGTCCAGCGGCGTCGGCTCACGGTTGATAATCGCGAGCGTGGCGCCGCCTTGCTTGGCGACGACTGGAAACGCCGCTGCCGGCTGCACGACGAGAGAGGAGCCGACGACGATGAAGACCTCCGCCGCTTCGCTCCACTCCTGCGCGCGCTTCATCTCCGCCTGAGGCATCGGCTGGCCGAAGGAGATGGTCGCGGGCTTGAGCAGGCCGCCGCAGGCGTCGCAAGGCGCAGGCACGCTATCTTCCTCCAGCCGCCGATAGATCGGATCAGGATCGAATTCTTTGCCGCAGCCGAGACAGCTCACCTTCCGGTCGGTGCCGTGCAGCTCGACCATTTTCTCGGGCGAGTTCCCGGCGATACGGTGCAGGCCATCGACGTTCTGCGTGATCAGACCGAGCAGTCGGCCGCGCTTCTCGAACGCCGCGATGGAGTGATGGCCGATGTTGGGCTGGACGTTTTTGTAAAGCGCGTGAGTCTCGCGCTTCATCTTCCAGTAACGGATGCGCGCCTCTTGGCTGCTCACGAATTCATCGAAGTAGACCGGAGAATACTTGGTCCAGATTCCGCCGGGGCTTCTGAAGTCCGGCACGCCGGACTCCGTGCTGACGCCGGCGCCGGTAAAGAATACAACGTCGCCGCGTTTTCTCAGCCGTTGGGTGAATTCCTGAAGCGTCATGGACATACAGAGAGAGTCGGGAGCCTTGGAGTCAGGACTCCCGACCCCTTGCCGGGATCATCAGCTGGCGATGAGTTAGAGGTTGAACTACTTTGCCGACGGCGGTTGGACGTCCAATATTTTGACGTCGAAGACCAAAGTCTTGCCCGCCAGAGGGTGGTTCATGTCGATGACGACCGTTTTATCCTTCACTTCTTTAACCCGTACAGGGAACATCTCACCCTCGGCATTTTTAGCGAATAGCGTCATGCCCTCCTTGAGCGAGTCCCCGGGGACGGATTCTTTCGGCACTTCGCGGTACGCTTTCGGATCGACCTGTCCATAGGCATCCTCCGGTTTGACGGTGACCTTCTTTTCCGCGCCGGCTGTCATTCCCTCGAGCGCCTTTTCCAGGCCCGGAATGATTTGACTGCGGCCGTCCACGTAACGCAGGGGCTCCTTGCCCTTGTTCGACTCGATGACCTTGCCGTCTTCGCCTGTGAGCGTGTATTCGAGACTTACCGTCGCGCCATTTTTGACCATGGTCTCTCCACTCTTGTTCGTCTGTGCAAAAAGAACCGAGGAGGACCCGAGAAGCGCCAGAACCATCAGCATCGCTGAGTGAAAAGTATTTTTCATTCAGACCTCCAAAAATAAAAATCGCCCCGAGCGGGCAAAAAAACCATATACCCTGCCGGAGGTTGTTACAACCAGGTCGGAATAAAGTTTCGAAAAGGACGAGGCGTCAACGTGGCCTGAACTTGGGCAGGAAGATTCCCTGAGCGGCTTCTTCGAATACGACTTCAACGGACATCCCGATCGTTACCTGATCGATCGGGCAGCCGACGATGTTGCTGCAGATTCGGGGACCTTCTTCGAGATCGACCCATGCCGTGACGTAAGGAATGTCGCTCGCGAAGCCTCTCAGCGCTCGGCCGACGACTTCGCGAATCACGGTGAAGGCGAAGACCTGGCCCCGGCCGCTGAGTTGCGTCCACTCCAGTTTTTCGCCGCCGCACTCGACGCAGGCGGGACGGGGGCACCAGACCCACGAACCGCAGTCCTTGCAGCGCTGCATGATCAGCTCGCCCTGAGCCGTCGCGTCCCAAAACGGCCGCGTCACCGGTGTGATCTCGGGCAGCGGCTTGGGAATTGTTTTTGCCGGTTCGGCCATATCAACTTTCTAGCGCGGCAAAGCGGCAATCGTTATTTCACCGCAGAGGCACGGAGGGCGCGGGGTTAGAAGTTTTAATGAAAAATACTCCGAACTCTGTGGCCTCGTCTCTGTGGTGAAATATTTCTTCACGTCTTACCTCCTAATATCGCCGTGGCCGTGCAGCCGAAATTTTTTCCGTAATTCACCGCGCCGAGACCGGTGACGAGGCCGATCTCCGCGCCGGCCACCTGGCGCGCGCCGCCTTCGCCGCGGAGCTGCCGCACCGCCTCGATGACGTGGAGCGTGCCGCCGGTGGTCGAAGGCTGGCCGCAATTGATCATGCCGCCGCCCGTCTGAATGGGCAGAGATCCTTTGATGGTGAAATCGGTGCGCGCGAAAAATTCCCGGTTGCTTTTTTCGCAGAAGCCCAGATCTTCGATTTGCAGCATGACGATCGGCACGTAATCGTCGTAAAGGCCGAGAAAATCGACGTCGCCGTGAGACACGCCGGCCATCTGGAACGCGGCCTTGCCGCATTCGCGGACGCCGGTGATGAGCGGATTGGCGTTTGAGCGCGGGCCGGCGCTGGCGTTGTTGCGCTCGCCCCATCCGAGCAGATGGATCGGCGGCTTCCGCAGATTTCGCGCGCGCTCCGGCGATGCGACGATGTACGCCTTGCCGCCGTTGGCCGGGAGGACGCAGTCGTACAGGCGAATCGGATCGGAGATCATGCGCGAGTTTTTGTATTCCTCGAGCGTGAGCGGCTTTCTGAGGTAGGCGCCGGGGTTCAGCGTCGCGTGGTAGCGCGCGGTGACGGCGATCTTGCCGAAATGGTCCGCCGTCATGCCGGACTCGTGCATGTAGCGGCTCATGACGAAGGAAATTTTTGAGTTCGGGCCCATCACGCCGAAGGGCATCTCGAAATCGCGCGTGTCCGCCGGCTCGACCCGGCTTCGGCCGCGCTCGCTGAAGGGCGCCGCGGCGGCTACTACAACAACGAGATCGACGACGCCCGATTGGATCATCGCCGCGGCGTGTCCCAGGAGAGAAACCGCGCTCGCGCCGCCGTTTCCTCCCGCCAAAGAGACGGCGGGGGAGACGCCGAGGATATTCGCCGCTTCTTCCGGCCAGAACGGTTGCGAATGGTTGGTCGTGTAGATGGCGGCGAGACCCTGGCCGTCAAAATCTTTTTTCTCGAGGCCCGCATCTTCCAGCGCGAGACGAAAAGCCCAAGCGAGATATTCGGCGGTCGATTTGCGCGGCTCTCCGGGTTTTCCGCCGAGCCGGTCCACCGGCGTCTCGCCGACGCCGACGATCGCCGCTGCTCCTCTCAAACTCATCGCGTCACGATTATTTCAGCGCGCGCGGGCTGTCAAGCGCGTCCTCGCTTCGCTCGGAATCTCAGATCTCAAATTACAGATCTCAGATTGCAATTTAAAAATCTGAAAGCGATAAACTGTTTCGGTCAAGCCGGCGCGAGCCGGCGCTCCAGATACTGCGCGTAGCGGGACATCGCGTACGTGCAAAGCCAGTAGACGGCGGCGATGAATATATAAAGCTCGAACGGGCGGATCTCGCGGTTGTTTACGATTTGAGCCGCCTTGGTGAGATCGACGTAGCCGATGATCGAAGCGAGCGAGGTGTCCTTGAACAAAACGATGAACTGCGTGACGAGGGCGGGGATCATGTTGCGGAGCGCTTGCGGCAAGACCACGTGCCGCATCGTCTGCGCGGAGCTGAGGCCGCTGGAGGCCGCCGCCTCGATCTGCCCGCGCGGCACGGATTGAATTCCCGCTCTTATAATTTCTCCCAGGTAAGCGCTCTCGAAAAATATGAAGGCCGCGAGGGCTATGCCGTACTCGGGCAAAGGTATTCTGAGAACGACGGGCAGGATGAACCAGAACCAGAAGATCACCATGACGAGCGGCACGCCGCGGAAGAACTCGACGTACACTGTCGCGGGCACCCGGATCCAGGCGGAGCGGGCGAGCCGCGCGAGGCCGATAAAGATCCCGAGAATGAATCCTAGCAACATCGCGGGGATCGCGAGCCTCAGCGTGCCGCCGACGAAGTTGCCGATCCCAAACAAACCCTGAACGATCAGGAAGTCCCAGTTTCTATAGATGACGCCGAAGTCCATGTCCTCGCTCCGCCCGGAATCTCCCTCACCCTCTCCCTGAGGGAGAGGGAAGGGGTGAGGGTGCAGCGTCTTCGGTCGTTAGGCAATAACTCATTCTACCGTTCCGCGCCGCCGACTCTGGCGATCATTCCCGGAATAGCGAAGCGCCGTTCGACGCGCGCCATGACGGCGGCGATCGTCAGGCACAAGACGAGATAGATAAGAGTTCCGGCGGTCAGCGCCTCGAAGGCCTTCGCGGTGTAAGTTTCGATCTGGCGCGTCTGGAACGTCAGCTCCGCTACGCCGATGGTGAGCGCGACGGAAGAGTTCTTGAGCAGGTTGAGCGACTCGTTGGTCAGCGGCGGGATGATAAGCCGCAGCGCGATCGGGAGAACTACGAGGCGATAGACCTGTCCCGTGCTGAGCCCGGTGGAAAGCGCGGCTTCGAACTGCGTCTTGGGAATCGATTGGATGCCGGCGCGGATCATCTCCGAAAATCGCGCGCCGTGATAAACGCCGAGGGCCATGGTGCCGGCCCAAAATTCCGCCCCGTGATCGAAGAGCCAGTCGCGAAGATTTTCCGCCAGGAGCGGCGGAGCCGCGAAGTACCAGAAGAACATCCACACGAGCAACGGCACGTTACGGAAGAATTCGACGTAGCCCGTTGCCAGCGCGCGCAGCGGCGCCAGCGGCGCGGTGCGGAGCGCGCCGGCAAGAATCCCCAAAAACAGCGCCAGCAGCCAGGCAAGTGCGGACATGGCGAGCGTCGTGAGAACTCCGTGGAGCAGCCAAGCTCCCGATTGACCGCTCCACAAGACGCTCCAGTCGAACCGGTAGTTCATTATTTTCCGGGCGAGCCCAAAGCGCCTCCCGGCGTTTTACGAAATTCAGCGGCGGCGGCTTGCAGGAGCCGCTTGGCCTCACTCGTCAGGGGGTAGGGCACTTCGCCCTTCGGTCCGAAATATTTTTCATAGAGCTCGAAATATTTTCCCGACTCGATCGCCTCGGCCAGGCCTTGGTTGACGAGATTGCGAAAGTCGGGCTCGTTTTTCCGCATCGCCATGCCGTAAGGCTCGTTGGAGTAAAAAGCGCCTACGATCGCCCAGTCGTTGGGATTGGGCGCCTTGGCTTTGAGCCCGGCGAGCTGAATGCCGTCGTTGGTGTAGGCTTGTACCTGGCCTTGCGCCAGCGCCTGAAACGCGGCCGGCTGGTCGGGGAACTCGCGCAACTGGACCGTGGGTACTTTTTCTCTGAGGATGCGCGCGTTGGTCGCGCCCTGCTGCGCCGCGACGCGTTTGCCGGCGACCGTATCGATGCCGGTGATCGGGCTGCCTTTTTTAACCAGAAACTGCGCGCCGGTGTAGAAAAATGTCAGGCTGAAGTCGACGCTCTCCCGCCGCTCTTTGGTGTCCGTCATGGTCTCGGCGATCACATCGACGGCGTTCGAGGTGAGCAGTGGAATTCGCGTGGCCGGCGTGGATTCTTTCTTTTCGACTTTGACCGGCTTGCCGACTTTCTTGGACAACGCGGGCACGATGAACTTTTCCACGAGATCGATGGAGAAGCCCACCCATTGATTCTGCTTATCGACGTAGGCGAAGGGCGGCGAGCCGGTTCGAGTGCCGATGGTGAGCGTTCCGGTGCGCGCGATTTTTTCCAGCGTGGTTTCGGCCCGAGCCGCGCCCGCACTCAACGCCGCGGCGGCAAGCGCGAGACAAGAGATGAGCAGTCGTTTCATGATAACCTCCTCAATGTGAGAGAATCTTGCTCAGAAATTGTTTTGCCCGCTCGGACTTTGGCTTGGCAAAAAAGTTCTCGGGGTCTCCCTCTTCGACGATTCGACCCTCGTCCATGAAGATCACCCGGCGGGCGACGCGGCGGGCAAAGCCCATCTCGTGAGTCACGACGGCCATGGTCATGCTGTCGCGGGCGAGATCGGTCATGACCTCCAACACCTCGTTGATCATCTCGGGGTCAAGCGCCGAGGTCGGCTCGTCGAAGAGCATGATCTTCGGCTGCATGGCCAGCGCCCGCGCGATGGCGACGCGCTGCTGCTGGCCGCCGGAGAGATTGGCGGGAAAAGCGCCGGCTTTGTCGGGGATTCCCACGCGCTCCAACAGTTGCGCCGCGCTCTTTTCCGCGGCTTCACGGGCGAGCTTTCTCACCTTGACCGGCCCGAGCGTGATGTTGTCCATGACGCTCAGGTGAGGATAAAGATTGAACTGTTGGAAGACGAAGCCGATCTCGGCCCTGAGTGCCCGGACGTCCAGCGACGGTCCGGAGAGGCGCTTCCCGTCCACGACGATCTCTCCGGACTGGACCGATTCGAGGCCGTTGATGCAGCGGATCAGCGTACTTTTGCCGCTGCCGCTCGGACCGCAAACCACGACGACTTCGCCCCGCTCGACCCGGAGATTGATCTCCTTGAGAACGTGAAGCGTCCCGAACCACTTGTCGACGTTCTTGAATTCGACCACGATAGTAAATAAGGCGCCGGCAAAGATTGAAAATTACCGTCCGGATACTATAGCATCGCATTGTAATTGCAACAGAGCTTTCTCATGAAAATTTTTCTTGTCCGGCACGGCGAGGCCAAGCACGAAAACGAGGACCCGCGCCGCTCTTTGACCGATGGCGGCCGGGCTGCCGTGGCAACGGTCGCGCGCGCGGCGGCGGCGAAGAAGGTGGGGATCGAGAAGATCCTGCACTCCGAGAAGCTCCGGGCGAAAGAGACGGCCGAGATTCTGGCCGGGATCCTTTCTCCCGCGCGGGGAATTCGGGAGATCTCGGGGCTTTCGCCCGAAGACGATCCTCTGATCGCCAAAGTCGAGATCGAGGCGTCCTCAGAATCTTTGATGCTGGTCGGGCACTTGCCGCATATCAACCGGCTCGCCGCGCTGCTCCTCACGGGCGACAGCGAAAGCACCGCCGTCGATTTCGCGCCGGCGACGATGGCTTGCCTGTCGCGCGCCGGCGGCGCGTGGAGCTTGATTTGGATTCTTCGTCCGGAGAGTGTTCAGCGGAGTTGACCGGCACTCAAGGATGTTCTAAAAAGGAGGTACCCAGTGTTGGCCGCGGGCGCGGTCCACAAAGGCGGGTAACATGGCATCCAGCACTCTCACCATTCTCGATAACCGGACGGGACGGAAGTATGAAATCCCGGTTCATGACGGCGCGATCAACGCGACCGATCTGCGCCAGATAAAAGTCTCCGAAGAGGATTTCGGCCTGGCCAGCTATGACCCCGGCTTCATGAACACCGCCGCGTGCCAGAGCAAGATCACTTACATCGACGGCGACCGCGGCATCCTGCGCTATCGCGGCTATCCGATCGAGGAGCTGGCGGAGAAGAGCACCTACCTCGAGACGGCTTATCTGGTGCTGCACGGCGAGCTCCCGACCAAGTCGCAGCTCGACGACTGGACCTACAACATCACGCATCACTCGATCCTCCACGAAAACATCAAGAAGTTCATCGACGGCTTTCACCACGACGCCCATCCGATGGGCATGCTCGTGAGCACGGTCGGCGCGCTCTCGACCTTCTACACCGACGCGAAAAATATTTTCGACGCGGAATCCCGCAAGAAGCAGACCTACCGGCTGGTTGCCAAGATGCCGACGATCGCCGGGTTCGCCTATCGCCACAGTATCGGGATGCCCTACGCCTATCCCGACAACGACTTGAGCTACACGGGGAATTTCCTCAACATGCTGTTCAAGATGACCGAGCTAAAGTACCGGCCGCATCCGGTGCTGGAGCGCGCCCTCGACGTTTTGTTCATTCTCCATGCCGACCACGAGCAGAACATCAGCACGAACGTGATGCGCGGCGTCGGCAGCGCCCAGTCGGACCCCTATTGCTCCGTAGCGGCGGCGGCGGCGGCGCTTTATGGACCGCTCCACGGCGGCGCCAACGAGCAGGTTTTAAAGATGCTGAACGAGATCGGCCACAAGGACAAAGTCCCGGCCTTCATCCAAAGGGTCAAAGCGGGCGAGGGCCGGCTCATGGGCTTCGGCCATCGGGTTTACAAGAACTACGATCCGCGGGCGAAGATCATCAAGAAAGTGGCTTACGACGTCTTCGAGGTCAAAGGGCGCAACCCCCTGCTGGACATCGCGCTCGAACTGGAGCGGATCGCCTTGGAAGACGATTATTTCATCAAGCGCAAGCTCTACCCCAACGTCGATTTCTACTCCGGCCTCATCTATCAATCGATGGGGCTGCAGATCGACATGTTCCCGGTGCTGTTCGCGATCGCGCGCACGATCGGCTGGATCGCCCACTGGGAAGAGATGCTGCTCGACCCGGAACAGAAGAATAAGATCGCCCGCCCGCGCCAGCTCTACCGGGGAACCGACAAGCGCCCCTACGTTCCCATCACTGCACGGAAATAGCTTTCCGCAACTATTTCGTCTTGGTTTTTTTTGCCGGGGCCGGGGCTCGGCCCTGCACCGGCTGCCGAGAATTTGTCGTTTGCGCGCCGTCCTGAACGATCAGCAGTTGTTGGCCGATGCGGAGTTGAGGGGTCTTCAACTCGTTCACATCTGTAATCTGGCTTGCCCGTTGTTGATAGCGTTTCGCGATCGAGGCCAGCGTCTCGCCTTTTTTCACCGTGTGCGTGATCACTTTGACGCCGGTCGAGTCGAAGCGCGCCGCGTACGCCTGGGTGAAACTCTGTCCGGCTCCCGCCGGTACTCGCAGGCTGAAACCCGTTTCGCTCGGCGGGGTGACGTTGCGCAGGAGCGCGGGGTTCAGCTCTTTGATTTTAGCCGCCGTGGTGCCCGTGAAGACTGCGACGGTCGTCAGCGAGATCGGTCGATGGGTGACGACTTCCTCGTATTCGATGGGCGCGTCGTAGGTGAGATCGCCAAAGCCGTACTTCTCGGGAGCGCCGGCGATCAGGGCCGCGGCGATAAACTTCGGCACGTAGTTCCGCGTCTCCTGCTTCAGGGTCGTTTTCTGACTTAAAAGCCAGAAATCATTGGTCTGCGATTTCTGGATCGCTTTTTCCACCTTGCGTTCGCCGGCGTTGTAAGCCGCCGCGGCCAGGAACCACTCGCCGAACTGCTCGTGCAGGTCTTTGAGGTAGGCCGCCGCAGCGCGCGTCGATTTGACGGGATCTCTGCGCTCGTCGACCCAACTGTCGATCCGGAGACCGTAGCGGAGTCCCGTCGCCCGGATAAATTGCCACGGGCCGACGGCTTTGGCCTTGGAGACGGCCGCGGTGGAGAAGCCGCTCTCGATGAGAGATAGATAGACGAGATCTTGGGGCAAGCCCGCTTCCTGCAGCGTGGCGGCCATCATCGGGATGTATCTGCCGGAGCGGGCGAGCGCGCGCTCGAACCATCCTTTCAATCTCCCGCTGAAGTAATTGCAAAAGTAGAGTACGCGGTCGTTTTCGACCAGCGACATGGAAAACTGGATCTTCCGCATCCCGGCCGGCTGCTGCATCGCTTGGTCCAGTTCTTTCTGCAATAAACCCAGCAACTGGTCGTCCGCCTCGGGTCCGGGGACTTCCTGCAGCGCGGTCGGCGGCGGTTCCTCCGGCTTGGGTTTCTCAACCGGCGCTTTCTTCTCATCTCCGCGCGCTGCCGGCTTGGGCTC
Coding sequences:
- a CDS encoding Sir2 family NAD-dependent protein deacetylase; the encoded protein is MSMTLQEFTQRLRKRGDVVFFTGAGVSTESGVPDFRSPGGIWTKYSPVYFDEFVSSQEARIRYWKMKRETHALYKNVQPNIGHHSIAAFEKRGRLLGLITQNVDGLHRIAGNSPEKMVELHGTDRKVSCLGCGKEFDPDPIYRRLEEDSVPAPCDACGGLLKPATISFGQPMPQAEMKRAQEWSEAAEVFIVVGSSLVVQPAAAFPVVAKQGGATLAIINREPTPLDALSDYNFRGPIGEFFTNLNPLLADG
- a CDS encoding MFS transporter, yielding MAYDLFQRPANPIVRTRFYYGYVVLLVCFLNMVFVRGAFGSFSVFYVALLEEFHWSHGVGATIVSLNSLVYAGVSPAVGYAFDRLGPRVMLPLAGFLMGLGFVLSGFSNSLGELYIFYGVLAAVGQGGLGFVTQSALLSHWFVRRRATAIGLATAGQGLGMITIVPLAQILISGLDWRGAFMWLGVLILATVVPTNAIFQQRAPVDVGQLPDGEVFAADAKPADSRTAAKKYDWTLSKAVRSAPFWMIATGHLALGTGLFIVYTHLVAHLVEQGFEKLSAAFALGMIGLMRVAGTFVWGYASDRLGRQKAYGLSVLITLAGLICLLRIGAGSPLWFTYMGVVLYGIGHSAGNPTYGAVIGDIFSGKNIGTILGFLEITFGIGMALGSWSGGTIFDVTGSYRWAFALSVICFVVSFLAIQASASWHQRQGR
- a CDS encoding right-handed parallel beta-helix repeat-containing protein, whose protein sequence is MNYFQPYALPLDENIVAAWDSQVAEAADSPWLAQALATRGANLFPRFAARYAELRALPRGARRALQRQLTRSSGLAIPSEWQRKLAGTLAGAALLLALGHGTAQSGTITVTTTKPAINSGDTLCSLIEAIVNANAGGLTHPDCPNAAPGANTIQLPANKTNTLTASFNTYYGSATGLPLITSPITIEGPGTIARKTTGPQFRLLAVGSGGDLTLKNVTLKGGRTTTSGGAVYNSGNLTVDHSTISGNRANSGGGIFNDDDATATITYGTITRNRADYAGGGIYNDPNASVTIQNSTVSRNQTPNYGGGIINYNGTLTITNSTISGNSADYGGGVHNGGVLSVAGSTLSGNRAFSGGAIWNDDYHTATVTNSTISGNRASYGGGGIAIDVFSSVTVQNSTISGNKARLGGGISNYATVTIDTSTISGNSAKVAGGGIFNDYSFYNGTPYIGTATVTNSTISGNKARYGAGIFNDIHTTVTVDNSTISGNRKARVGGGILNAFDALLTVTNSTVSGNTASLAGGGIFNHYYFFNGIPYSATATISNSTITGNKARGGGGILNIGILDLNRSLISGNLGTFGREVFHYAYVTNSVTAANYNLFGVSNNAGTYGFVPSGSDIVPAVPLASIIDPLANNGGPTYTHALPLGSPAIDAAPLAGCPATDQRGTSRPQGPLCDIGAYEK
- a CDS encoding peptidylprolyl isomerase, which encodes MKNTFHSAMLMVLALLGSSSVLFAQTNKSGETMVKNGATVSLEYTLTGEDGKVIESNKGKEPLRYVDGRSQIIPGLEKALEGMTAGAEKKVTVKPEDAYGQVDPKAYREVPKESVPGDSLKEGMTLFAKNAEGEMFPVRVKEVKDKTVVIDMNHPLAGKTLVFDVKILDVQPPSAK
- a CDS encoding Zn-ribbon domain-containing OB-fold protein — encoded protein: MAEPAKTIPKPLPEITPVTRPFWDATAQGELIMQRCKDCGSWVWCPRPACVECGGEKLEWTQLSGRGQVFAFTVIREVVGRALRGFASDIPYVTAWVDLEEGPRICSNIVGCPIDQVTIGMSVEVVFEEAAQGIFLPKFRPR
- a CDS encoding thiolase family protein, whose protein sequence is MSLRGAAAIVGVGETPVDRLGGKPGEPRKSTAEYLAWAFRLALEDAGLEKKDFDGQGLAAIYTTNHSQPFWPEEAANILGVSPAVSLAGGNGGASAVSLLGHAAAMIQSGVVDLVVVVAAAAPFSERGRSRVEPADTRDFEMPFGVMGPNSKISFVMSRYMHESGMTADHFGKIAVTARYHATLNPGAYLRKPLTLEEYKNSRMISDPIRLYDCVLPANGGKAYIVASPERARNLRKPPIHLLGWGERNNASAGPRSNANPLITGVRECGKAAFQMAGVSHGDVDFLGLYDDYVPIVMLQIEDLGFCEKSNREFFARTDFTIKGSLPIQTGGGMINCGQPSTTGGTLHVIEAVRQLRGEGGARQVAGAEIGLVTGLGAVNYGKNFGCTATAILGGKT